A genomic window from Streptomyces sp. HUAS YS2 includes:
- the def gene encoding peptide deformylase — MRNRPIPGSSGLVRGMTLLGDPVLHTPCEPVTDFGPELAKLVEDMFATMYAAQGVGLAANQVGTGLRVFVYDCPDDEDVRHLGHVVNPRLVEADGDEIRGPEGCLSLPGLEAPTPRFDRAVVEGVRVDGTPVRVEGTGFFARCLQHECDHLEGRVYADHVTGWRRSRLLRSIRRQPWGSGVAALEA; from the coding sequence ATGCGAAACCGCCCGATCCCCGGCAGTTCCGGCCTCGTCCGCGGCATGACGCTGCTCGGCGACCCCGTGCTGCACACCCCCTGCGAGCCCGTCACCGACTTCGGCCCGGAACTGGCGAAGCTCGTCGAGGACATGTTCGCCACCATGTACGCCGCCCAGGGCGTCGGCCTGGCGGCGAACCAGGTGGGCACCGGGCTCCGGGTCTTCGTCTACGACTGCCCGGACGACGAGGACGTGCGTCACCTGGGCCACGTGGTCAACCCGCGGCTGGTCGAGGCCGACGGCGACGAGATACGCGGCCCGGAGGGCTGCCTGTCCCTGCCCGGCCTGGAGGCGCCGACCCCGCGCTTCGACCGCGCGGTCGTCGAGGGCGTCCGGGTCGACGGCACCCCGGTACGGGTCGAGGGCACGGGCTTCTTCGCCCGCTGCCTCCAGCACGAGTGCGACCACCTGGAGGGGCGCGTGTACGCGGACCACGTGACCGGCTGGCGCAGGTCCCGGCTGCTGCGGTCCATCAGGCGGCAGCCGTGGGGGAGCGGCGTGGCGGCGCTGGAGGCCTGA
- a CDS encoding Mur ligase family protein has product MSGHPGNPEPLSPRAKLAVTAGKAAAAVSRAAGRGSGSVIGGRVALKLDPDLLGRLAQHLDVILVSATNGKTTTTRLIAEALRASGPVVSNALGANMPAGITSALAGGSDAKYGVIEVDEKYLAGVARDTTPKAIALLNLSRDQLDRAAETRMLAEKWREGLNGTKAVVIANADDPLIVWAASSSPNVVWVAAGQEWKDDAWSCPSCGGVMQRPGDDWFCGECGFRRPAPSWALNGDHVLDPHGSAWPIHLQLPGRANKANAATSAAVAAVFGVPPQVALERMYQVQAVAGRYDVVTFQNRELRLLLAKNPAGWLETFSLIDGPPAPVILSVNARGADGTDTSWLWDVDYGRLAGHPIMVIGDRRLDLAVRLEVAGVDFRVCETLDEAVTVAPPGQIELIANYTAFQDVRRRVGN; this is encoded by the coding sequence ATGTCAGGACACCCCGGTAATCCAGAGCCGCTGTCGCCGCGTGCCAAGCTGGCCGTGACGGCGGGCAAGGCCGCCGCCGCGGTGTCGCGGGCGGCGGGACGTGGCAGCGGCTCGGTGATCGGCGGCCGGGTGGCGCTGAAGCTCGATCCCGACCTGCTGGGACGGCTCGCGCAGCATCTGGACGTGATCCTGGTGTCCGCGACCAACGGCAAGACCACGACGACGCGACTGATCGCCGAGGCGCTGCGGGCCAGCGGCCCGGTGGTGTCCAACGCGCTGGGCGCCAACATGCCCGCGGGCATCACCTCGGCGCTGGCCGGCGGCTCGGACGCCAAGTACGGCGTGATCGAGGTCGACGAGAAGTACCTCGCGGGCGTCGCCCGGGACACCACGCCCAAGGCGATCGCGCTGCTCAACCTCTCCCGCGACCAGCTCGACCGCGCCGCCGAGACCCGGATGCTCGCCGAGAAGTGGCGCGAGGGCCTCAACGGCACCAAGGCCGTCGTCATCGCCAACGCCGACGACCCGCTGATCGTGTGGGCCGCCTCGTCCTCCCCGAACGTGGTCTGGGTCGCGGCCGGCCAGGAGTGGAAGGACGACGCCTGGTCGTGCCCGTCCTGCGGCGGTGTCATGCAGCGCCCGGGCGACGACTGGTTCTGCGGCGAGTGCGGCTTCCGCCGCCCCGCGCCGAGCTGGGCGCTCAACGGCGACCACGTGCTCGACCCGCACGGCTCGGCCTGGCCGATCCACCTCCAGTTGCCCGGCCGCGCCAACAAGGCCAACGCCGCCACCTCCGCCGCGGTCGCCGCGGTGTTCGGGGTGCCGCCGCAGGTCGCCCTGGAGCGCATGTACCAGGTGCAGGCGGTGGCCGGCCGCTACGACGTCGTCACCTTCCAGAACCGCGAGCTGCGGCTGCTGCTCGCGAAGAACCCGGCGGGCTGGCTCGAAACGTTTTCCCTCATCGACGGCCCGCCGGCCCCGGTGATCCTCTCCGTCAACGCGCGCGGCGCCGACGGCACGGACACCTCCTGGCTGTGGGACGTCGACTACGGCCGGCTGGCCGGCCACCCGATCATGGTCATCGGCGACCGCAGGCTCGACCTCGCGGTCCGCCTGGAGGTCGCGGGCGTGGACTTCCGTGTGTGCGAGACGCTCGACGAGGCCGTCACGGTGGCCCCGCCCGGACAGATCGAGCTGATCGCCAACTACACCGCCTTCCAGGACGTCCGCCGCCGCGTCGGCAACTGA